GCGTTCCTGCGGCACGCCGCCGCGCAGGGCGTGGCCTGCGTGCACGAGTGCGGTGGGCCGGACATCTCCGGCGCCGACGACCTGACCGACCTGCTGTCGCTGTCGGCGCAGGGCGGGGTCCCCGAGGTCGTCGGCTACTGGGGCGAGCTGGGCGCGGTGGACCGCGCCGCGGAGCTCGGGGTGCGCGGCCTGGCGGGCGACCTCTTCGTCGACGGCGCGGTCGGCTCGCGCACCGCGGCGCTGCGCGAGCCCTACGCGGACGACTCGAGCACCTCCGGCGTGCTCTACCTCGACGCGAACGCGGTGGCCGAGCACCTCGTCGAGTGCACCCGGGCCGGGTTGCAGGCCGGGTTCCACGTCATCGGCGACGCCGGGGTCGCCGAGGTCTGCGCCGGGTTCCGCAAGGCGGCCGAGGTGGTCGGCATCCCGGCGCTGGCCAGCCTGCGCCACCGGCTGGAGCACCTGGAGATGGTCGACGAGCAGCAGGCCGCCGAGCTGGGCCGCTACGGCGTGGTGGCGTCGGTGCAGCCGGCGTTCGACGCTGCCTGGGGCGGCTCCTCGGCGATGTACGCGCGCCGCCTGGGCGTGCCGCGCGGCACCCTGCTCAACCCGTTCTCCAAGCTGGCCGCCAGCGGCGCCCTGCTGGCCTTCGGCTCGGACGCCCCGGTGACGCCGGTGGACCCGTGGCGGGCCGTGCAGGCCGCCGTGCACCACCGCACCGAGGGCTTCGGCATCTCGCCGCGCGCCGCGTTCACCGCGCACACCCGCGGCGGGTGGCGGGCCGCCGGCGTGGACGACGGCGTGACCGGCACCCTCGTGCCCGGCGCTCCCGCGACCTACGCGGTGTGGGACGCCGGTGAGCTGGTGGTGGCCGCACCGGACTCGCGGGTGCAGCGCTGGTCGACCGACCCGCGC
This region of Saccharopolyspora hordei genomic DNA includes:
- a CDS encoding amidohydrolase is translated as MSETTLLLGGRIYSPADAAATAMAVTEGTISWLGSDEVGRALHPDAEVIDLEGAFVTPAFVDAHVHATSTGLLLNGLDLTGCASLTEFLHALRDHVAEYPGALVWGHGWDETWWPERRPPTREEIDTAAGGAPVYLSRIDVHSALVSTTLVDRAPLARGAEGWSDSGPLTRVAHHHVRRAARESLGSGQRKEAQLAFLRHAAAQGVACVHECGGPDISGADDLTDLLSLSAQGGVPEVVGYWGELGAVDRAAELGVRGLAGDLFVDGAVGSRTAALREPYADDSSTSGVLYLDANAVAEHLVECTRAGLQAGFHVIGDAGVAEVCAGFRKAAEVVGIPALASLRHRLEHLEMVDEQQAAELGRYGVVASVQPAFDAAWGGSSAMYARRLGVPRGTLLNPFSKLAASGALLAFGSDAPVTPVDPWRAVQAAVHHRTEGFGISPRAAFTAHTRGGWRAAGVDDGVTGTLVPGAPATYAVWDAGELVVAAPDSRVQRWSTDPRSGVPPLPDLSPQAPMPRCLRTVLRGETIYTHVPEDDEIV